The Borrelia puertoricensis genome contains the following window.
TAGTATTTCTTTTATACACATTCCTATTTGTAAGCAGTATTTTTAAGAATAGATAACATGCTAGAAATGTTTTACCACTTGCAATCCCACCAGATAAAATAATTTTACTTTGATTATTCTTCTCGATATTACGTACTACTTTAAGTTGTTTTGAAGTTAAATATTTACTTTCAAATCCTTTAAAATCAATATCCAATGCTTTAGGCTTAATAAAATCCATTATATCAATACCAAAATCACGCTTGTACTCTCGCTGCATTTCTTTAAATATAGGCAGCTTATATATATCCATTACCATATCCTTTAAATTTGTAATTTAGAGCGCACATCTGTATCAGTAGCTTTAAGCTTTAGCATTGTCTTGTAACATAGTGACATCTTCTTAAGTTCTCTCTCCCTTTTAAGCTCATCGAGTTTAAGTTTTAACTCTTCAAGCTCACGACTCTCTTCTTCTGAATGTGCAACTTTTTTACTTAAAGTCTTCTTGTAAAGATTGCTAATTTGAGACTCGAGTTCTTCTATTTTGTAATTATGAGTTTTAAGTTCTAACTCTAAATAACGACTAAATGAATTTATAAATTCTAGTCCCAACATACTTTTAGCCATACTAAACTGACTTTTAAGATCACGCGCCTGGGCTGTACTTTGTGATGCATGAAATAAGATATTATTTAAAGTATCTTCACAAATAGTAAGCTTAGCAGCACCAGTAATATACTCAGGGTCATCTTTAAGCGCTTCCCATTTGCGTCTCATCTTTCCTACATTAACACGACTAACTCCCAGCTCTTTTGCTATACCAGTGTTATTAAGCTTCCCTTCTCTAAAATACACAACATAATCATCAAACGATTTCTTTACCCTATTCATACCTTTTAATATAAGTTAACTAATAGGTTAACAAAAATATATTTAACATAAAATTTATAACAAAACAATAAATTTTACAAAAACAATTAATACTTATACGTAAATGTACATTAAAGATATGTAAATAGAGATATATTTTTAAAACAAAAAAGATAAGGGGATTTATATGAATAAAATTAATTTTATTTTGATTTTATTATTACTAATGAGTAGTTGTGAATGGTTTGATTCTTATAAAGACATCAAAAGTAGAGGTAGAAGCAAAAGAGAAGTAAACTCAGAACAAACAGAAAAAGTTCAAAAAACACCTGAAGAAGCCTTAAAAGAAAAGCTAAATGATAATCAAAAATCAAACCTAGATTTTTTAAAAGAGGCATTAGGTGATAAGGAAAAGTTTAATCAACTTCTAACTCTAGATGAAGAAAAGATAAAAGCTGCACTTGAACATATACATACTGAGCTCGAAAAATGTAACGGAAATGATGAGGGTAAAAGCACTTTTAAACAAGTAGTAAAAGGATACTTTAGCAAAATGGATGAAAGTACACTCAATGATTTTAAAAATCAAGCAACAAGCACTTGTCAAGTAGGAGCAGGAAGTTAAATACGCCTCTAATAACTAAAGATGAAAGTTAAGAAATGGGGATTTAAAAAAGAAAGATTTAAGAGAATAAGGTAACAAAAATTCTAGATAAAGATGTGTAATAGAAAATAAATTAAACTCGTTATAAAAATGGTAAGAGTAACTATAAAAGTAAACTTTAAGTTAACAGAGATAGAGAATTTAAATTTTGTACTAAGTAATCCATCATTGCAAAGTTGAAAGGTACTAAAGCGACAGATAAAGTAAACAGAAAGTAAAATTATAAGTATTTGTTAATAACAATGGAAAGAATGC
Protein-coding sequences here:
- a CDS encoding DUF603 domain-containing protein gives rise to the protein MNRVKKSFDDYVVYFREGKLNNTGIAKELGVSRVNVGKMRRKWEALKDDPEYITGAAKLTICEDTLNNILFHASQSTAQARDLKSQFSMAKSMLGLEFINSFSRYLELELKTHNYKIEELESQISNLYKKTLSKKVAHSEEESRELEELKLKLDELKRERELKKMSLCYKTMLKLKATDTDVRSKLQI
- a CDS encoding Mlp family lipoprotein — translated: MNKINFILILLLLMSSCEWFDSYKDIKSRGRSKREVNSEQTEKVQKTPEEALKEKLNDNQKSNLDFLKEALGDKEKFNQLLTLDEEKIKAALEHIHTELEKCNGNDEGKSTFKQVVKGYFSKMDESTLNDFKNQATSTCQVGAGS